Proteins co-encoded in one Rhodococcus sp. PAMC28707 genomic window:
- a CDS encoding siderophore-interacting protein, translating to MSEGELGFYYADVVGVEQLTTHMVRVTFGGEHLARYEGIGAPDECVAVYFPRDGETAPPPMTAVDGVWWYHGIEDVPDGRNYTVRRLNSAAGELIIDFFAHDGGVAATWALQASVGQRVLLARPRSWYRVPADVQWQLLVADMTGLPALGRIIEELPAGARAHAVVEVLERGDIQSFDTAASVTYDWRIGSGNGDCASVLDEAVRNYELPEGVGYVWFAGEAASSRVVRKYFRKDRGFDIAHFHIIGYWRARSEQWLEKYKKYQGEALALYNSVIEAGRTEQEASEEFDAMLERVGL from the coding sequence ATGAGTGAAGGCGAACTCGGCTTCTACTATGCAGACGTAGTAGGCGTCGAACAGCTCACCACGCACATGGTTCGGGTGACGTTCGGCGGTGAGCACCTGGCCCGGTACGAGGGCATCGGTGCACCGGACGAATGCGTCGCCGTCTACTTCCCGCGCGACGGTGAAACCGCCCCACCGCCGATGACCGCGGTCGACGGAGTCTGGTGGTACCACGGAATCGAAGACGTCCCCGACGGTCGTAACTACACGGTCCGGCGGTTGAACAGTGCCGCAGGCGAGCTGATCATCGACTTTTTCGCACACGACGGGGGAGTCGCAGCCACCTGGGCGCTGCAGGCAAGCGTCGGCCAACGGGTGCTGCTGGCGCGTCCGCGATCCTGGTACCGCGTTCCGGCCGACGTCCAATGGCAACTCCTCGTCGCCGACATGACCGGACTCCCCGCGCTCGGACGCATCATCGAGGAACTTCCGGCCGGTGCCCGAGCTCACGCAGTCGTAGAGGTCCTCGAGCGGGGCGACATCCAAAGCTTCGACACCGCAGCATCCGTCACCTACGACTGGCGCATCGGTTCCGGAAACGGTGACTGCGCAAGCGTTCTCGACGAAGCCGTACGCAACTACGAACTACCCGAAGGCGTCGGATACGTGTGGTTCGCAGGTGAGGCCGCATCTTCGCGGGTAGTACGCAAGTACTTCCGCAAGGACCGAGGTTTCGACATCGCGCACTTCCACATCATCGGATACTGGCGCGCGCGATCCGAACAGTGGCTCGAGAAGTACAAGAAATACCAGGGCGAGGCACTGGCGCTCTACAACAGCGTCATCGAGGCCGGGCGCACCGAACAAGAGGCGAGCGAGGAATTCGACGCCATGCTCGAGCGCGTCGGGCTGTAG
- a CDS encoding iron chelate uptake ABC transporter family permease subunit encodes MRFAGDKFSGRVDIRTVVVCSILALVSLAVAVLALGTGDYYIPPGEVLAAVFSDAGRFTELIVMQWRFPRVALALLLGGALGVSGAIFQSLTRNPLGSPDIIGFDTGSYTGALIVILALGGGYYPTGVGAFVGGISTAAVVYVLAFKRGVQGFRLIIVGIAISAILASVNTWLIVKADLSDALAAAVWGAGTLNGLSWGQVLPVVIVLIVLTPLLAVFAGRLRMLELGDDAAKALGIRAEPTRLILIVLGVALTALVTAVAGPISFISLAAPQLARRLTKTAGVALIPSAVMGALLLLVSDFAAQRIFAPTQLPVGVVTVSIGGAYFVWLLAREGRKQ; translated from the coding sequence ATGCGTTTTGCCGGTGACAAGTTCAGCGGGCGGGTAGACATCCGCACCGTGGTGGTCTGCAGCATTCTGGCGCTCGTATCGCTCGCCGTCGCGGTCCTCGCGCTCGGCACCGGTGACTACTACATCCCGCCGGGCGAAGTATTGGCTGCGGTGTTTTCCGATGCCGGGCGGTTCACCGAACTGATCGTCATGCAGTGGCGATTCCCGAGAGTTGCCCTGGCCTTGCTTCTCGGTGGCGCTCTGGGTGTGTCGGGTGCGATTTTTCAATCGCTGACGCGAAATCCGTTGGGAAGCCCTGACATCATCGGCTTCGATACCGGCTCGTACACCGGTGCGCTGATCGTCATCCTCGCGCTGGGAGGCGGCTACTATCCCACCGGCGTGGGCGCCTTCGTCGGTGGGATCTCGACCGCTGCAGTGGTGTACGTCCTCGCTTTCAAACGTGGAGTACAAGGATTTCGGCTGATCATCGTCGGGATTGCGATCAGCGCGATCCTGGCGTCGGTCAACACCTGGTTGATCGTCAAAGCCGATCTCTCCGATGCGCTGGCCGCCGCTGTGTGGGGCGCGGGGACTCTCAACGGCCTCAGCTGGGGGCAGGTACTTCCGGTGGTGATCGTGTTGATCGTTCTGACGCCGCTGCTCGCTGTCTTCGCGGGGCGCCTACGGATGCTCGAGCTGGGCGACGACGCCGCGAAAGCGCTCGGTATCCGGGCGGAGCCGACGCGGCTGATACTTATCGTTCTCGGAGTGGCGCTGACTGCGCTCGTCACGGCCGTAGCCGGTCCGATCTCGTTCATCTCGCTCGCTGCGCCGCAGCTGGCACGACGGTTGACCAAGACTGCGGGTGTCGCGCTGATTCCGTCGGCGGTGATGGGTGCATTGCTGCTGCTCGTCAGTGACTTTGCCGCGCAGCGCATATTCGCGCCGACGCAGTTGCCGGTCGGTGTCGTGACGGTGTCCATCGGTGGGGCATATTTCGTGTGGTTGTTGGCTCGGGAAGGTAGAAAACAGTGA
- a CDS encoding iron chelate uptake ABC transporter family permease subunit — protein sequence MPAATKKTDQADRLEQSGGLAETNSRRALGLLVLLGVLAAICLLSIAVGTKYIPPSEVWDALFHFDESSNHVIIREIRVPRTVLGLIVGVALGVSGALIQAMTRNPLADPGILGVNAGAAFFVALAVGMLGFTGIWSYIWFAFLGAILATVAVYALGSMSRAGATPIRLTLSGIALSAVLGGITSGMLLLDPDAFDKMRLWGVGSLAGRGLDISLAILPFVIVGSVLALVIARPLNALALGDDLALSLGAKVNSTRVIGVVAVTLLAGAATAAAGPIGFVGLMIPHMVRWFVGPDQRWILLYTVGAAPCLLLLSDIVGRLVIRPGELQVGIVTAFVGAPVLIFLVRRKKVSGL from the coding sequence ATGCCTGCGGCAACGAAGAAGACCGATCAGGCCGACAGGCTCGAACAGTCCGGTGGGCTCGCCGAGACGAACTCGCGCCGCGCTCTCGGCCTACTCGTTCTGCTCGGCGTTCTTGCCGCGATCTGTTTGCTCAGTATCGCGGTCGGCACCAAGTACATTCCGCCGAGCGAGGTCTGGGATGCACTGTTCCATTTCGACGAGTCGAGCAATCACGTCATCATCCGCGAGATCCGCGTACCGCGGACCGTGCTGGGGTTGATCGTCGGCGTCGCTCTCGGTGTCAGCGGCGCGCTCATTCAGGCTATGACGCGTAACCCGTTGGCGGACCCCGGCATCCTCGGAGTCAACGCCGGCGCGGCCTTCTTCGTCGCGCTCGCTGTCGGCATGCTCGGATTCACCGGCATCTGGTCCTACATCTGGTTCGCGTTTCTCGGCGCCATCCTCGCGACGGTGGCGGTGTATGCACTCGGGTCCATGTCACGAGCAGGCGCGACGCCGATCCGGCTCACGCTGTCCGGAATTGCGCTGTCCGCGGTGCTCGGGGGCATCACCTCCGGCATGCTGTTGCTCGATCCTGATGCGTTCGACAAGATGCGCTTGTGGGGTGTTGGTTCGCTGGCTGGCCGTGGACTGGACATTTCGTTGGCGATCTTGCCGTTCGTCATCGTCGGTTCGGTGCTCGCACTCGTCATCGCGCGACCCCTCAATGCCCTTGCTCTGGGAGACGACCTCGCGCTTTCGCTGGGTGCGAAAGTGAACAGCACCCGGGTGATCGGTGTCGTTGCAGTCACTCTTCTGGCCGGTGCTGCGACGGCGGCCGCAGGTCCGATCGGCTTCGTCGGCTTGATGATTCCGCATATGGTGCGGTGGTTCGTCGGACCCGATCAGCGGTGGATCCTGCTGTACACCGTTGGCGCGGCGCCGTGTCTGCTGCTGCTCTCCGACATCGTCGGGCGTCTGGTCATCAGGCCTGGCGAACTGCAGGTCGGGATCGTCACCGCGTTCGTCGGAGCGCCGGTACTGATCTTTCTCGTGCGCCGCAAGAAAGTCAGTGGGCTGTGA
- a CDS encoding siderophore-interacting protein, whose translation MVATVREVEVFPICIRELDVLRVEDITPGMRRVIVGGPSMDRHVRDGVELPPVRTRGFDDDVKILPVDPATGTLPFTVPVNSDNGTVDWPAGSFQYSRTYTVRRFDEETREMALDFAMHDGGLAAGWAFGVQAGEKILIAGPKHSSSLPREVDWMLIAGDETALPAIAHCLEKLPADLPATVVIEVAEPSHRQELFSAASVDITWLYRSENDGQSRMVDTVQAAQWRPGQPYLWVAGEASTIKPLRRWAKQDKQIPKQFVEIAGYWRFRETSTIVAGQSVLDPAGEPSPDERLHEMSELLPPFAIRTAVTVGIFAAVDGGKESADAIAAECATHPGATAKLLRHLVLMDLMSHDDGRFTLTEMGSILADQDTFASQALHFDKIHTRLDLAFLGLLESVRTGLPAAAHSFLDKKTDPSFIEDFHEESAFGAVYRAPALPDAVDLEEVTSVAIYGEGAGVYADTLARVRPEMSISLVGLPALNARNLGDVAETRRDAITRVDASEFAALVAPVDLVIAVDVLDTHPDSDALLLLRTLGASARRVVLITDLLDPSTTDDHDTEEDLLRLCLYGAGRRTEAEVCALVAESGGGVARVGSLGWGSTVLEFAAPLYESGRVG comes from the coding sequence ATGGTGGCGACTGTTCGCGAGGTCGAGGTTTTTCCGATTTGCATACGAGAACTGGACGTTCTACGGGTGGAGGACATCACCCCAGGAATGCGTCGAGTGATCGTCGGGGGTCCCTCGATGGATCGCCACGTTCGCGACGGCGTCGAGCTTCCGCCAGTACGTACCAGGGGCTTCGACGACGACGTCAAGATTCTGCCCGTCGACCCAGCGACCGGCACCCTGCCGTTCACGGTTCCGGTCAACTCCGACAACGGGACGGTCGACTGGCCGGCGGGCTCGTTCCAGTACAGCCGGACGTACACCGTGCGCCGCTTCGACGAGGAAACCCGTGAGATGGCACTGGACTTCGCGATGCACGATGGTGGGCTGGCAGCTGGCTGGGCATTCGGAGTGCAGGCGGGGGAGAAGATCCTCATCGCCGGGCCGAAACATTCTTCGTCGCTGCCGCGTGAGGTGGATTGGATGCTGATCGCCGGAGACGAGACCGCGCTGCCCGCCATCGCGCATTGCCTCGAAAAGCTGCCCGCAGATCTGCCGGCGACCGTGGTGATCGAGGTGGCCGAGCCCTCGCACCGCCAGGAACTGTTCTCCGCGGCTTCGGTGGACATCACCTGGCTGTACCGCTCGGAGAACGACGGCCAGTCGCGGATGGTGGACACTGTGCAGGCCGCGCAGTGGCGTCCAGGCCAGCCGTATCTCTGGGTCGCCGGTGAGGCGTCGACCATCAAGCCTTTGCGCCGATGGGCCAAGCAGGACAAGCAGATCCCGAAGCAGTTCGTCGAGATCGCCGGATACTGGCGTTTTCGTGAGACGAGCACGATAGTTGCGGGCCAATCGGTTCTCGATCCCGCAGGTGAGCCGAGTCCCGACGAACGACTCCACGAAATGTCGGAACTACTGCCACCTTTCGCTATTCGTACCGCGGTGACAGTGGGTATCTTTGCCGCCGTCGACGGCGGCAAAGAGTCCGCGGACGCAATTGCAGCGGAATGCGCGACGCATCCGGGTGCGACGGCGAAGCTGCTGCGACACCTCGTGCTGATGGATCTCATGAGCCACGACGACGGCCGCTTCACCCTGACCGAGATGGGATCCATCCTGGCCGATCAGGACACTTTCGCCAGTCAGGCATTGCACTTCGACAAGATCCACACTCGTCTGGATCTGGCGTTCCTCGGATTGCTCGAATCGGTTCGGACGGGGTTGCCCGCAGCCGCGCACAGCTTCCTCGACAAGAAAACCGATCCGAGTTTTATCGAAGACTTCCACGAAGAGTCCGCGTTCGGAGCGGTATACCGTGCCCCGGCATTGCCGGATGCGGTGGACCTGGAAGAGGTAACGTCCGTCGCGATCTACGGCGAAGGTGCCGGGGTGTACGCCGATACGCTGGCACGCGTACGTCCGGAAATGTCGATATCTCTCGTCGGGCTTCCGGCCTTGAACGCCAGGAACCTCGGTGACGTCGCGGAGACGCGTCGGGACGCAATCACCCGCGTCGACGCCAGCGAATTCGCAGCTTTGGTAGCACCCGTCGACTTGGTGATCGCTGTCGACGTGCTCGACACGCATCCGGACTCCGACGCTCTGTTGCTGTTGCGCACTCTCGGGGCATCCGCCAGGCGAGTCGTGCTGATCACCGACCTACTCGATCCGTCGACGACGGACGATCACGATACCGAGGAGGACCTGCTGCGGCTGTGTCTCTACGGCGCCGGGCGTCGTACCGAAGCGGAGGTGTGCGCGTTGGTAGCCGAATCCGGCGGTGGAGTCGCACGGGTGGGGTCACTGGGGTGGGGGTCGACGGTGTTGGAGTTCGCGGCACCCCTGTACGAAAGTGGCAGGGTAGGCTAG
- a CDS encoding ABC transporter ATP-binding protein, which yields MTGKKPRLHADDVTIGYDKRIVSEGLTVEIPDGKFTVIVGPNASGKSTLLRALSRLLKPTVGTVLLDGKAISTYPAKEVARRLGLLPQTSIAPDGISVADLVARGRYPHQKLIRQWSRDDEAAVVFAMNATGVSDLSGRLVDELSGGQRQRVWVAMVLAQQTPLMLLDEPTTFLDIAHQIDVLDLCAQLNRDQGTTMVAVLHDLNHACRYADHIIAMKDGAVVTRGNPAEVITAELVEAVFGLPCRIIEDPESLTPLVIPLARPRPS from the coding sequence GTGACCGGAAAGAAGCCGCGCTTGCATGCGGACGACGTCACGATCGGATACGACAAGCGCATCGTCAGTGAGGGGCTGACCGTCGAGATTCCGGACGGTAAGTTCACCGTCATCGTCGGTCCCAACGCGAGTGGCAAATCGACCCTACTGCGTGCACTGTCGCGGTTGTTGAAACCGACGGTCGGGACAGTACTTCTGGACGGCAAGGCGATCTCGACGTATCCGGCCAAGGAAGTTGCCCGACGCCTCGGGCTGCTGCCGCAGACTTCCATCGCGCCGGATGGCATCTCGGTGGCGGATCTCGTTGCACGCGGCCGTTATCCGCATCAGAAGCTGATCAGGCAATGGTCGCGAGACGACGAGGCTGCTGTCGTGTTCGCGATGAACGCGACCGGCGTGAGCGACCTCTCCGGCCGGTTGGTCGACGAGTTGTCCGGAGGTCAGCGTCAGCGAGTATGGGTGGCAATGGTTCTCGCCCAGCAAACCCCGTTGATGTTGCTCGACGAACCAACCACTTTCCTCGATATCGCGCACCAGATCGACGTTCTCGATCTGTGCGCGCAACTCAATCGAGATCAGGGCACCACGATGGTCGCGGTGCTGCACGATCTCAATCACGCCTGCCGCTATGCAGATCACATCATCGCGATGAAGGACGGCGCGGTTGTCACTCGCGGTAATCCTGCGGAGGTCATCACCGCGGAACTGGTGGAGGCGGTATTCGGATTGCCGTGTCGCATCATCGAGGATCCGGAGTCGCTCACGCCGTTGGTCATTCCGCTCGCGCGCCCACGACCCTCGTGA
- a CDS encoding ABC transporter substrate-binding protein — translation MSDSQFRRHGLRIFATASVAFVALGLASCSSEHSSEDASGTETRVVSTDKGDITVPAEPQKIAVLSAGLAGYLFTLDAPIAITDTRLLGVTNLDGGFPPQWAEKADKQGTQELPAGETLNIEALAAAEPDLIIGGGQGISAVQANESYDQLSNIAPTVLISSSLATWQEQLTAVAEAAGESEKVDGLLQAYEDKVAEVKDAITIPATPVSYFLSLSTNEPAFIPQSATLPTLLSAVGFEPDDVITKANNPELYGSGDSFIISNELLAPVGSAPAMFVVPVAGRTLAELQQDPLYVGLPAFAGNKVYELPATSYRPDYDGVMATLDQVQEMFTE, via the coding sequence GTGTCTGATTCACAGTTTCGACGGCATGGTCTTCGCATATTTGCCACCGCATCGGTGGCATTCGTAGCGCTAGGGCTGGCTTCGTGCAGCTCCGAGCACTCGAGCGAGGACGCCTCGGGTACCGAGACGCGAGTGGTCTCCACCGACAAGGGCGACATCACGGTGCCTGCCGAGCCACAAAAGATCGCCGTGCTGTCGGCAGGCCTAGCCGGCTACCTGTTCACACTCGATGCCCCCATCGCGATCACCGACACCAGGCTGCTCGGAGTGACGAACCTCGACGGCGGCTTCCCACCGCAGTGGGCGGAAAAGGCAGACAAGCAGGGTACGCAAGAACTGCCTGCTGGTGAAACGTTGAACATCGAGGCACTCGCCGCAGCCGAACCCGACCTCATCATCGGTGGCGGCCAGGGAATCTCGGCTGTTCAGGCGAACGAGTCGTACGATCAGCTCAGCAATATCGCACCGACGGTCTTGATTTCGTCCTCGTTGGCAACGTGGCAAGAACAGCTGACCGCGGTCGCCGAGGCCGCCGGTGAGAGCGAGAAGGTCGACGGTCTGCTGCAGGCCTACGAAGACAAGGTCGCCGAGGTGAAGGACGCGATCACCATTCCAGCGACGCCCGTGTCGTACTTCTTGTCGCTGAGTACCAACGAGCCCGCGTTCATCCCACAGAGCGCCACCTTGCCCACACTGCTCTCGGCCGTCGGTTTCGAGCCGGACGACGTCATCACCAAGGCGAACAACCCCGAACTGTACGGCTCGGGTGACTCGTTCATCATCAGCAACGAACTGTTGGCGCCGGTAGGCAGTGCCCCGGCCATGTTCGTCGTCCCGGTCGCCGGACGCACTCTCGCAGAGCTCCAACAGGATCCGCTGTACGTCGGCCTGCCTGCATTCGCCGGCAACAAGGTCTACGAACTGCCTGCTACCAGCTACCGTCCTGACTACGACGGCGTGATGGCAACTCTGGACCAGGTCCAGGAGATGTTCACCGAATAG